From one Halosimplex rubrum genomic stretch:
- a CDS encoding DICT sensory domain-containing protein, protein MAADDGPPLRELRDRARGPPKTVTTFGPEPSDDLAAVLDRFDAELVHESLPIPERSGYLVVKRGEEYLGAVSAAAFDELRDPSDDPPWNAGDSASAYRDLVALLSGASYEMDDRGRLVATAREIEDRAWRTGRGVLYVTFQSLSAFEGQVSMYEQLVGTTELAVAVYGDPDWEPPAIDGVEIRRDETGELSDFWVVAFDGAGADDAKCAMIAEEESPGTYAGVVTYDPAVVDDLTAYLGDVAASDP, encoded by the coding sequence ATGGCGGCTGACGACGGCCCGCCGCTCCGCGAGTTGCGCGACCGCGCGCGCGGCCCGCCGAAGACGGTCACGACCTTCGGTCCGGAGCCGTCCGACGACCTGGCGGCCGTCCTCGACCGGTTCGACGCCGAGCTGGTCCACGAGTCGCTACCGATCCCCGAGAGGTCGGGCTACCTCGTGGTCAAACGCGGCGAGGAGTACCTCGGCGCCGTCTCCGCGGCGGCGTTCGACGAACTCCGTGACCCGTCTGACGACCCGCCCTGGAACGCCGGCGACTCGGCGTCGGCGTACCGCGACCTGGTCGCGCTGCTCTCGGGGGCGTCCTACGAGATGGACGACAGGGGCCGACTGGTCGCGACCGCCCGCGAGATCGAGGACCGCGCCTGGCGGACCGGTCGCGGGGTCCTCTACGTGACCTTCCAGTCGCTGTCGGCCTTCGAGGGCCAGGTCTCGATGTACGAGCAGCTCGTGGGGACGACGGAGCTCGCGGTCGCGGTGTACGGCGACCCGGACTGGGAGCCGCCGGCCATCGACGGCGTCGAGATCCGGCGCGACGAGACGGGGGAACTCAGCGACTTCTGGGTCGTCGCCTTCGACGGCGCCGGCGCGGACGACGCGAAGTGCGCGATGATCGCCGAGGAGGAGTCGCCGGGGACCTACGCCGGCGTCGTGACGTACGACCCGGCAGTCGTCGACGACCTGACGGCGTACCTCGGCGACGTGGCCGCCTCGGACCCCTGA
- a CDS encoding YqaA family protein, whose product MFPAEVPALLLGSTCSDPSGTLVEAVCTATGPPGLLIVLVYSFLITFILPLPSEIVLPLADQLRLGLPLWANLTVVVLVASIGKAGGSVFAFHIGQEAKESGPVIRWLRRSRFDVIEWSQTKVVQLSKKYGYAGLALALSVPAFPDTLSVYAFSVLEDDYLKFAAATFVGSVGRFLVWIVVVRGGVASL is encoded by the coding sequence GTGTTCCCCGCCGAGGTCCCCGCGCTCCTGCTGGGTAGTACCTGTAGCGATCCCTCCGGGACCCTCGTCGAGGCCGTCTGCACCGCGACGGGACCCCCGGGTCTGCTCATCGTCCTGGTCTACTCGTTCCTGATCACGTTCATCCTCCCGCTGCCCTCGGAGATCGTCCTCCCGCTGGCCGACCAGCTCCGGCTGGGGCTGCCGCTGTGGGCGAACCTGACGGTGGTCGTCCTCGTCGCCAGTATCGGGAAGGCCGGCGGGAGCGTCTTCGCGTTCCACATCGGTCAGGAGGCCAAAGAGTCCGGCCCCGTCATCCGGTGGCTGCGGCGCTCGCGGTTCGACGTCATCGAGTGGTCCCAGACGAAGGTCGTCCAGCTCTCGAAGAAGTACGGCTACGCCGGCCTCGCGCTCGCGCTGTCGGTCCCCGCCTTCCCGGACACCCTCTCCGTCTACGCCTTCTCCGTCCTCGAAGACGACTACCTGAAGTTCGCCGCGGCCACCTTCGTCGGGAGCGTCGGCCGATTCCTCGTCTGGATCGTCGTCGTCCGTGGCGGCGTCGCGAGCCTGTGA
- a CDS encoding segregation and condensation protein A, whose protein sequence is MTSEGSETRESRSDSDGSTGERSDPGEAEASTETSDTRAGSEATREQSDPRDSEDDIPLNIAGHEEREAPSADDEAQTGAETGGLVTGDPSVDGQPDPTVDPEADAAASTAGDDEDENVEPVEVLVNLAEDGEIDPWDIDIVAVTDKFLDRLDEGDLRTSGRALFYASVLLRMKSDAMLDDGSEEEEEPWEEPWEQGGEMADDGFEGPDPFAALESEMDRRLERRRARGMPQTLDELVRDLREAERDNWWKESREYDTSDSPGGFDRGTQELDYRSGDDFRMDEEPSAADVTDTAHEEHVDEIIDDVHDALREQYDKGREEVLYREISDTGGSRVLTFLGLLFLAHRGHVRLTQDEMFGDLWVQDPGAATGSEEAVAD, encoded by the coding sequence ATGACTAGCGAGGGCTCCGAGACGCGCGAGTCGCGGAGCGACTCGGACGGTTCGACCGGGGAGCGAAGCGACCCGGGAGAAGCGGAGGCGTCGACGGAGACCTCGGACACGCGAGCGGGGAGCGAAGCGACCCGCGAGCAGAGCGACCCGCGAGACAGCGAGGACGACATCCCGCTGAACATCGCCGGCCACGAGGAGCGCGAGGCGCCGAGCGCCGACGACGAAGCCCAAACGGGCGCCGAGACGGGTGGACTCGTCACCGGCGACCCCTCGGTGGACGGCCAGCCGGATCCGACGGTCGACCCCGAGGCCGACGCGGCCGCCTCGACCGCGGGGGACGACGAGGACGAGAACGTCGAGCCGGTCGAAGTGCTCGTCAACCTCGCGGAGGACGGCGAGATCGACCCGTGGGACATCGACATTGTCGCGGTGACGGACAAGTTCCTCGACCGCCTCGACGAGGGCGACCTGCGCACGTCGGGCCGGGCGCTGTTCTACGCGAGCGTCCTCCTGCGGATGAAGAGCGACGCGATGCTCGACGACGGGAGCGAGGAGGAGGAGGAACCGTGGGAAGAGCCCTGGGAACAGGGCGGCGAGATGGCCGACGACGGCTTCGAGGGGCCCGATCCCTTCGCCGCGCTGGAGTCGGAGATGGACCGCCGGCTCGAACGGCGCCGCGCCCGCGGGATGCCCCAGACGCTGGACGAACTCGTCCGGGACCTGCGGGAGGCCGAGCGGGACAACTGGTGGAAGGAATCGCGGGAGTACGACACCAGCGACTCGCCGGGCGGCTTCGACCGGGGGACCCAGGAGTTGGACTACCGCAGCGGCGACGACTTCCGGATGGACGAGGAGCCCAGCGCCGCCGACGTGACCGACACCGCCCACGAGGAACACGTCGACGAGATCATCGACGACGTCCACGACGCGCTACGCGAACAGTACGACAAGGGCCGCGAGGAAGTGCTCTACCGCGAGATATCCGACACCGGCGGCTCGCGCGTGCTCACGTTCCTCGGTCTGCTCTTCCTGGCCCACCGCGGCCACGTCCGACTCACGCAGGACGAGATGTTCGGCGATCTGTGGGTGCAGGACCCGGGGGCCGCCACCGGCTCCGAGGAAGCCGTCGCCGACTGA
- a CDS encoding type II toxin-antitoxin system VapC family toxin: protein MRTAAVDTSVLVGRADADDQHHDTATAIVDGIDRETLPVGRVTNYVVLETLNWIHGRRRHGAATALYTALNESAGFEIHHAPRKDYDRAVDLFETYDGLAFGDATIVAYMQREGIEYLYSFDDDFDAVEGVTRLATPDDPF from the coding sequence GTGAGGACCGCCGCCGTCGACACGAGCGTGCTCGTCGGGCGAGCCGACGCGGACGACCAGCACCACGACACTGCGACCGCGATCGTCGACGGTATCGACCGCGAGACGCTCCCGGTTGGGCGCGTCACGAACTACGTCGTGCTGGAGACACTGAACTGGATTCACGGGCGCCGACGACACGGGGCGGCGACGGCGCTGTACACCGCGTTGAACGAATCGGCGGGGTTCGAGATCCACCACGCGCCGCGCAAAGACTACGACCGGGCGGTCGACCTCTTCGAGACGTACGACGGGCTGGCGTTCGGTGATGCGACGATCGTCGCGTACATGCAACGGGAGGGGATCGAGTACCTCTACTCCTTCGACGACGACTTCGACGCGGTGGAGGGGGTCACCCGGCTGGCGACGCCCGACGACCCGTTCTGA
- the ppsA gene encoding phosphoenolpyruvate synthase: MALLWLDDVTAEDFDSVGGKGASLGELTSAGLPVPPGFVVTAETYRSFIEETGIDEELFEAVDVSVDDSQALARAAERAQELIQETEMPDSIREEILAAYDSVEDGEASVAVRSSATAEDLPDASFAGQQETFLNVTRSDLLDKVRDCWASLFTQRAIYYRQEQGFSHDVVNIAVVVQLMVDAEKSGVMFTSHPTTGAPQAIIESAWGLGEAVVSGAVSPDKYVLDRETGQLRDATVATKKVMHVRDEETGETIERPVPEDKRDEQVLSEEELDRLVGLGDEIESYYGDPQDVEWAIADGELYVLQSRPITTIDEDAEEVEGASNGVGDVAGVADGGAAADSGGGGSAGDGNVVFSGIGASPGRVSGPARIVRKLDHLDKVEEGDVIVAEMTTPDMVPAMKRATGIVTDEGGMTSHAAIVSRELGVPAIVGTEQGSETLHDGQVVTIDGDKGTVEQGDATGGDEREPVEEVRPQAPVKPMTATEVKVNVSIPDAAERAAATGADGVGLLRMEHMILSTNKTPERYIADHSADEYVSEIVDGVRGVAEAFYPRPVRVRTLDAPTDEFRQLEGGADEPAEHNPMLGYRGIRRSLDRPDLFAHELAAFRRLFELGYDNVEIMFPLVNDAEDVLRARRLMEQEGIDPDKQDWGVMIETPAAALGVEAMADAGIDFVSFGTNDLTQYTLAVDRNNGRVADRFDELHPSVLKLISETIETCREAGVATSICGQAASKPEMVDHLVNEGVTSISANIDAVRDVQHEVKRVEQKLLLDNVR, from the coding sequence ATGGCATTACTCTGGCTGGACGACGTTACGGCCGAGGACTTCGACTCGGTCGGTGGCAAAGGCGCATCCCTGGGGGAGCTGACATCGGCGGGTCTGCCCGTTCCACCCGGGTTCGTCGTGACGGCCGAGACGTACCGGTCGTTCATCGAGGAGACCGGCATCGACGAGGAACTGTTCGAGGCCGTCGACGTCTCCGTCGACGACTCCCAGGCGCTGGCGCGGGCCGCGGAACGCGCCCAGGAGCTCATTCAGGAGACCGAGATGCCCGACTCGATCCGCGAGGAGATCCTCGCGGCCTACGACTCCGTCGAGGACGGCGAGGCCTCCGTGGCGGTCCGCTCGTCGGCGACGGCCGAGGACCTGCCCGACGCGTCCTTCGCCGGCCAGCAGGAGACGTTCCTCAACGTCACTCGCTCGGACCTGCTCGACAAGGTCCGGGACTGCTGGGCCTCTCTTTTCACCCAGCGCGCTATCTACTACCGTCAGGAACAGGGCTTCTCCCACGACGTGGTCAACATCGCCGTCGTCGTCCAGCTGATGGTCGACGCCGAGAAGAGCGGTGTCATGTTCACGAGCCACCCAACCACCGGCGCCCCGCAGGCGATCATCGAGTCCGCGTGGGGCCTGGGCGAGGCCGTGGTTTCGGGCGCCGTCTCCCCCGACAAGTACGTCCTCGACCGCGAGACGGGCCAGCTTCGCGACGCCACCGTCGCCACCAAGAAGGTCATGCACGTCCGCGACGAGGAGACCGGCGAGACCATCGAGCGTCCGGTCCCCGAGGACAAGCGCGACGAGCAGGTCCTCTCCGAGGAAGAGCTGGACCGGCTGGTCGGCCTCGGCGACGAGATCGAGTCCTACTACGGCGACCCCCAGGACGTGGAGTGGGCCATCGCCGACGGGGAGCTGTACGTCCTGCAGTCCCGACCGATCACCACCATCGACGAGGACGCCGAGGAAGTCGAAGGCGCCTCCAACGGCGTCGGTGACGTGGCGGGCGTCGCCGACGGCGGCGCGGCCGCCGACTCCGGCGGTGGCGGGAGCGCCGGCGACGGCAACGTCGTCTTCTCCGGCATCGGCGCCAGCCCCGGCCGCGTCTCCGGGCCGGCCCGGATCGTGCGGAAGCTCGACCACCTCGACAAGGTCGAGGAGGGCGACGTCATCGTCGCCGAGATGACCACCCCCGATATGGTGCCGGCGATGAAACGCGCCACCGGCATCGTCACCGACGAGGGCGGCATGACCAGCCACGCCGCCATCGTCTCCCGCGAACTCGGCGTCCCCGCCATCGTCGGCACCGAGCAGGGCTCGGAGACGCTCCACGACGGCCAGGTCGTCACCATCGACGGCGACAAGGGCACCGTCGAGCAGGGCGACGCCACCGGCGGCGACGAGCGCGAACCCGTCGAGGAGGTCCGCCCGCAGGCGCCGGTCAAGCCGATGACCGCGACGGAGGTCAAGGTCAACGTCTCCATCCCGGACGCGGCCGAGCGCGCGGCCGCCACCGGCGCCGACGGCGTCGGGCTCCTGCGGATGGAGCACATGATCCTCTCGACGAACAAGACGCCCGAACGGTACATCGCCGACCACAGCGCCGACGAGTACGTCTCCGAGATCGTCGACGGGGTGCGCGGCGTCGCTGAGGCGTTCTACCCCCGGCCCGTCCGCGTGCGCACGCTCGACGCGCCCACCGACGAGTTCCGACAGCTCGAGGGCGGCGCCGACGAGCCCGCCGAACACAACCCGATGCTGGGCTACCGGGGCATCCGCCGCAGCCTCGACCGCCCCGATCTCTTCGCCCACGAACTCGCCGCCTTCCGCCGGCTGTTCGAGCTGGGCTACGACAACGTCGAGATCATGTTCCCGCTGGTCAACGACGCCGAGGACGTGCTGCGGGCCCGCCGGCTCATGGAGCAGGAGGGCATCGACCCAGACAAGCAGGACTGGGGCGTGATGATCGAGACGCCCGCCGCCGCGCTCGGCGTCGAGGCGATGGCCGACGCGGGCATCGACTTCGTCTCCTTCGGCACGAACGACCTCACGCAGTACACCCTCGCCGTCGACCGCAACAACGGCCGGGTCGCCGACCGCTTCGACGAACTGCACCCCTCGGTGCTGAAGCTCATCAGCGAAACCATCGAGACCTGCCGCGAGGCCGGCGTCGCCACGAGCATCTGCGGCCAGGCCGCCTCGAAACCCGAGATGGTCGACCACCTCGTCAACGAGGGCGTCACCTCCATCTCCGCGAACATCGACGCCGTCCGCGACGTGCAACACGAGGTCAAGCGCGTCGAGCAGAAGCTGCTGCTCGACAACGTGCGCTGA
- a CDS encoding AbrB/MazE/SpoVT family DNA-binding domain-containing protein, whose protein sequence is MATGDAPEETKVNDRGMVTVPASLRRRLDIEAGDKLRWDVDEGGELVVEVVKQRRGAFDDFEAVPMGGDGLETHDVAGHEGDHEFSEDA, encoded by the coding sequence ATGGCGACTGGTGACGCCCCGGAAGAGACGAAGGTGAACGACCGGGGGATGGTCACGGTGCCGGCATCGCTCCGTCGGCGGCTCGACATCGAAGCGGGTGACAAACTGCGGTGGGACGTCGACGAGGGGGGAGAACTCGTCGTCGAGGTCGTCAAGCAGCGACGCGGGGCGTTCGACGATTTCGAAGCCGTCCCGATGGGCGGTGACGGCCTCGAAACGCACGATGTCGCGGGTCACGAGGGCGACCACGAGTTCTCGGAGGACGCGTGA
- a CDS encoding PhzF family phenazine biosynthesis protein has translation MTETRRVQLVDAFTTEPMAGNPAGVVPEAADLADDQMAAIASELGASETAFVRPSDEADHRLRYFTPEREVDLCGHATVAAFASLFDRDELADGTYAVETEVGVLDVEVEADGTVWLTQSPPEIREVDVEIETAADALGLDTAALSEVGEDLPIARASTGLPFLVVPVGYFEQLSAVDPDLAAIEALCEETDTEGLYAFTFDTLEGEATLHGRSFAPLAGIPEDPVTGTASGAVGAYLRYQAALDAEDPLVFEQGHFLDRPGRVLVDTREGEEGSTAPRVGGRAVTTLDGDLTVPESDDDDIIEA, from the coding sequence ATGACCGAGACCCGTCGCGTCCAGCTCGTCGACGCGTTCACGACGGAACCGATGGCCGGCAACCCGGCGGGGGTCGTCCCCGAGGCGGCCGACTTGGCCGACGACCAGATGGCAGCCATCGCGTCGGAACTCGGCGCGAGCGAGACGGCGTTCGTCCGTCCGAGCGACGAGGCCGACCACCGGCTGCGCTACTTCACGCCCGAACGGGAGGTCGACCTCTGCGGCCACGCCACCGTCGCGGCGTTCGCGTCGCTGTTCGACCGCGACGAGCTCGCCGACGGCACCTACGCCGTCGAGACCGAGGTCGGAGTCCTCGACGTGGAGGTCGAAGCCGACGGCACCGTCTGGCTCACGCAGTCGCCGCCGGAGATCCGTGAGGTCGACGTGGAGATCGAAACGGCGGCCGACGCCCTGGGTCTCGACACCGCGGCGCTGTCGGAGGTCGGCGAGGACCTGCCCATCGCCCGCGCCTCGACCGGCCTCCCGTTCCTCGTCGTTCCGGTGGGGTACTTCGAGCAGCTCTCGGCGGTCGACCCCGACCTGGCCGCTATCGAGGCGCTCTGCGAGGAGACGGACACCGAAGGGCTGTACGCGTTCACCTTCGACACGCTGGAGGGCGAGGCGACCCTGCACGGACGGTCGTTCGCGCCGCTGGCCGGCATCCCCGAGGACCCCGTCACCGGCACGGCGAGCGGCGCGGTGGGCGCCTATCTGCGCTACCAGGCCGCCCTCGACGCCGAGGACCCGCTGGTCTTCGAACAGGGCCACTTCCTCGACCGCCCGGGCCGGGTGCTGGTCGACACCCGCGAGGGCGAGGAGGGCTCGACCGCACCGCGGGTCGGCGGCCGCGCGGTCACGACGCTCGACGGCGACCTCACCGTCCCGGAGAGCGACGACGACGACATCATCGAGGCCTGA
- the mfnA gene encoding tyrosine decarboxylase MfnA codes for MQLAEPQDFERVLSSMCTEPHPAAREAAERFLATNPGDPGTYESVAALEERAVDLLGEVTGHPDPEGYVASGGTEANIQAVRIARNRGDTDDPNVVAPASAHFSFTKAADVLDVEYRTAPTTDHRADPAAMAELVDDDTVCVVGVAGSTEYGYVDPIPELAELAHEVDALCHVDAAWGGFVLPFTDHVWGFDDTAVDTLTIDPHKMGQAAIPAGGLLVRDRSLLDELAIRTPYLESTSQVTLTGTRSGAGVASAVAAMETLWPEGYREQYDRSMDNAEWLADQLAARGHDVVEPDLPLVAADLSVPMTEELRSRGWRVAKTGADEMRVVCMPHVTRSMLRSFVADLDWY; via the coding sequence ATGCAGCTGGCCGAGCCGCAGGATTTCGAGCGCGTCCTGTCGTCGATGTGTACCGAACCCCACCCCGCGGCTCGGGAGGCGGCCGAACGATTCCTCGCGACCAACCCCGGCGACCCCGGCACCTACGAGAGCGTCGCCGCCCTGGAGGAGCGCGCCGTCGACCTGCTGGGCGAGGTGACCGGCCACCCCGACCCCGAGGGCTACGTCGCCAGCGGCGGCACCGAGGCCAACATCCAGGCCGTCCGCATCGCCCGCAACCGCGGCGATACCGACGACCCCAACGTCGTCGCCCCCGCGAGCGCGCACTTCTCTTTCACCAAGGCCGCCGACGTGCTCGACGTGGAGTACCGGACCGCACCGACGACCGACCACCGCGCCGACCCCGCGGCGATGGCCGAACTCGTCGACGACGACACCGTCTGCGTCGTCGGCGTCGCCGGGTCGACGGAGTACGGCTACGTCGACCCGATCCCCGAACTCGCCGAACTCGCCCACGAAGTCGACGCGCTGTGTCACGTCGACGCCGCCTGGGGCGGGTTCGTCCTCCCCTTTACCGACCACGTGTGGGGCTTCGACGACACCGCTGTGGACACGCTGACGATCGACCCGCACAAGATGGGCCAGGCCGCCATCCCAGCCGGCGGGCTCCTGGTGCGGGACCGGTCGCTGCTGGACGAACTCGCTATCCGGACCCCCTACCTGGAGTCCACGTCGCAGGTGACGCTCACCGGGACGCGCAGCGGCGCGGGGGTGGCGAGCGCCGTCGCGGCGATGGAGACGCTGTGGCCGGAGGGCTACCGCGAGCAGTACGACCGGTCGATGGACAACGCCGAGTGGCTGGCCGACCAGCTCGCCGCGCGCGGACACGACGTGGTCGAACCGGACCTGCCGCTGGTGGCCGCCGACCTGTCGGTACCGATGACCGAGGAGCTGCGCTCGCGGGGCTGGCGGGTCGCCAAGACCGGCGCCGACGAGATGCGCGTCGTCTGCATGCCCCACGTCACCCGCTCGATGCTGCGCTCGTTCGTCGCGGATCTGGACTGGTACTGA
- a CDS encoding winged helix-turn-helix domain-containing protein, translated as MEGVLWYVFASTRGGENRARILRAIDERPRNANQLAEDLDLDYTTVRHHLEVLEDNNVVEASGDDYGAVYLPTDQCRANWDTVEEVLATVLEDDS; from the coding sequence ATGGAAGGGGTGCTGTGGTACGTGTTCGCCAGCACCCGCGGGGGAGAGAACCGCGCGCGCATCCTCCGTGCGATAGACGAGCGACCGCGCAACGCCAACCAGCTCGCCGAGGATCTGGACCTCGACTACACCACCGTCCGACACCATCTGGAGGTACTGGAGGACAACAACGTCGTCGAGGCCAGCGGCGACGACTACGGCGCCGTCTACCTCCCGACCGACCAGTGTCGGGCCAACTGGGACACCGTCGAGGAGGTCCTCGCGACCGTTCTGGAGGACGACTCATGA
- a CDS encoding tubulin/FtsZ family protein, which translates to MNLAVIGFGNAGGKVVDKLLAFESNTGRSLCRFALAVNSAEIDLAKLDYVPRDNRILIGQTDQRVKGRGAGADPEVGATIARQDHHEIERAMDGVPIHDIDGFLVVAGLGGGTGSGGAPVLAETLSDRYAEPVYGLGVLPSADEGGRPAFNAARSLTSFTEATENLVLFDNDTWRQHGDSVEMGYDRTNEEIARRVVTLLAAGELDGSQISEAAMDSSDVKRTLATGGVSSIAFASSSLESGTREGKGLISRFTNGHDEDRDESDLTMKVHGLVRKAVKSRLTIPAEIDSAERSLIVVSGPPSEFSQKGMRRAREWLERETDSVEILAGDDPRERADRLSVAVLLSNVTRVDRIDALQDQAVDAKSNIQNQADTREDEIDDLITDDSGELDPI; encoded by the coding sequence ATGAATCTCGCCGTGATCGGCTTCGGTAACGCCGGGGGGAAGGTCGTGGACAAACTGCTCGCGTTCGAGTCGAACACGGGCCGCTCGCTGTGTCGGTTCGCGCTCGCGGTCAACTCCGCGGAGATCGACCTCGCCAAGCTCGACTACGTCCCGCGGGACAACCGCATCCTCATCGGCCAGACCGACCAGCGCGTCAAGGGCCGCGGCGCCGGCGCCGACCCCGAGGTCGGCGCGACCATCGCGCGCCAGGACCACCACGAGATCGAACGCGCCATGGACGGCGTCCCGATCCACGACATCGACGGCTTCCTCGTCGTCGCCGGCCTCGGCGGCGGCACCGGGTCCGGCGGTGCGCCCGTCCTCGCCGAGACCTTGAGCGACCGCTACGCCGAACCCGTCTACGGCCTGGGTGTCCTCCCCAGCGCCGACGAGGGCGGCCGCCCCGCGTTCAACGCCGCGCGCTCGCTGACCTCGTTCACCGAGGCCACCGAGAACCTCGTCCTGTTCGACAACGACACCTGGCGCCAGCACGGCGACTCCGTCGAGATGGGCTACGACCGCACCAACGAGGAAATCGCCCGCCGCGTCGTCACCCTGCTGGCCGCCGGCGAACTCGACGGCTCGCAGATCTCCGAGGCCGCCATGGACTCCTCGGACGTGAAACGCACCCTGGCCACCGGCGGCGTCAGCTCCATCGCCTTCGCCTCCTCCAGCCTCGAATCGGGCACCCGGGAAGGGAAGGGCCTCATCAGCCGGTTCACCAACGGTCACGACGAGGACCGCGACGAGAGCGACCTCACCATGAAGGTCCACGGCCTCGTCCGCAAGGCCGTCAAGTCCCGACTGACGATCCCAGCGGAGATCGACTCCGCCGAACGGTCGCTGATCGTCGTCTCCGGCCCGCCCTCGGAGTTCTCCCAGAAGGGCATGCGCCGCGCCCGCGAGTGGCTCGAACGCGAGACCGACAGCGTCGAGATCCTGGCGGGCGACGACCCCCGCGAGAGGGCCGACAGGCTGTCGGTCGCGGTGCTGCTCTCGAACGTCACCCGCGTCGACCGCATCGACGCCCTCCAGGACCAGGCGGTCGACGCGAAGTCCAACATCCAGAACCAGGCCGACACCCGCGAGGACGAGATCGACGACCTCATCACCGACGACTCGGGCGAACTCGACCCGATCTGA
- a CDS encoding DUF7344 domain-containing protein, with translation MRNDDGGDASRLFGALADRNRRVVLYYLREHESASLETFADLVTGWTEAGPGPDRSVAHDDVRIGLHHVHLPALDAAGLLEYDPDGGRVALAELSAAEAAVLDAAMRADATDAAVDLERLLAAAGGAGADDGG, from the coding sequence ATGAGAAATGATGATGGGGGAGACGCATCTCGCCTGTTCGGGGCGCTCGCCGACCGGAACAGACGCGTCGTCCTGTACTACCTGCGGGAACACGAGTCGGCGTCGCTCGAAACCTTCGCGGATCTGGTGACCGGCTGGACCGAGGCGGGGCCGGGGCCCGACCGGTCGGTCGCTCACGACGACGTGCGGATCGGGCTCCACCACGTCCACCTGCCGGCGCTCGACGCGGCGGGACTCCTCGAGTACGACCCGGACGGGGGCCGGGTCGCGCTCGCCGAACTCTCGGCGGCCGAAGCGGCGGTCCTCGACGCGGCGATGCGGGCCGACGCGACCGACGCGGCCGTCGACCTCGAACGCCTGCTCGCTGCGGCCGGCGGCGCGGGAGCCGACGATGGCGGCTGA
- a CDS encoding SDR family oxidoreductase, which translates to MSTEQSLDGQAVIVTGASSGIGEATAHALAEDGADVALAARREERLESIAADLEDAYGVETLVVPTNVRSEDAVDALVEKTVTEFGRLDLLVNNVGVVAGDGVDDLSTEDYRTMMEVNVDGYFFATRAALPHLRESSGTVVFIGSFAGQYPRPFNPVYAASKWWVRGFAKSVSADVGADDVAVTTINPAEVRSEFASESGESFEERFEAGEASEPTEIADAVRFAAKQDPSMVSEMDLYRRDKLTFF; encoded by the coding sequence ATGTCGACCGAGCAGTCCCTGGACGGACAGGCGGTGATCGTTACCGGCGCCAGCTCCGGCATCGGCGAAGCGACGGCCCACGCGCTGGCCGAAGACGGTGCCGACGTGGCCCTGGCGGCCCGCCGCGAGGAGCGTCTCGAATCGATCGCCGCCGATCTGGAAGACGCCTACGGCGTCGAGACGCTGGTCGTCCCGACGAACGTCCGCAGCGAGGACGCCGTCGACGCGCTGGTCGAGAAGACGGTCACGGAGTTCGGCCGCCTCGACCTGCTGGTCAACAACGTCGGCGTCGTCGCCGGCGACGGCGTCGACGACCTCTCGACGGAGGACTACCGCACGATGATGGAGGTCAACGTCGACGGCTACTTCTTCGCGACGCGCGCGGCGCTGCCCCACCTGCGGGAGTCGTCCGGCACGGTGGTCTTCATCGGTAGCTTCGCCGGGCAGTACCCCCGACCGTTCAACCCCGTCTACGCCGCCTCGAAGTGGTGGGTCCGCGGGTTCGCCAAGAGCGTCTCCGCCGATGTGGGTGCCGACGACGTGGCCGTCACGACCATCAACCCCGCCGAGGTCCGCAGCGAGTTCGCCAGCGAGAGCGGCGAGTCCTTCGAGGAGCGCTTCGAGGCGGGCGAGGCCTCCGAACCGACCGAGATCGCAGACGCCGTCCGCTTCGCCGCGAAGCAGGACCCCTCGATGGTCTCCGAGATGGATCTGTATCGCCGGGACAAGCTGACGTTCTTCTAA